In a genomic window of Balaenoptera ricei isolate mBalRic1 chromosome 3, mBalRic1.hap2, whole genome shotgun sequence:
- the LOC132364033 gene encoding olfactory receptor 10H1-like: MQGANLSAVTEFIPVGFSTFPHLQLMFVLLFLPMYLFTLLGNLLLMATIWSEPRLHTPMYLFLCALSISEVLYTFAIIPRMLADLLSTHHTIALRACASQMFFSLTFGFTHSFLLTVMGYDRYVAICHPLRYNVLMSPRGCACLVAWSWAGGSVMRLVVTSAIFYLTFCGPNVIHHFFCHMPPLATLACGDNVSTVAMGVGLVCVTALLGCCLLILLSYASIVAAILRIPSAEGRHKAFSTCASHLTVVVVHYGFASVIYLKPKGPQSLEGDTLMGTTYTVLTPFLSPIIFSLRNKELKNAMKKTILNKFFLHSS; encoded by the coding sequence ATGCAGGGAGCCAACCTCTCAGCAGTGACTGAATTCATCCCCGTCGGCTTCTCCACCTTCCCCCACCTTCAGCTGATGTTCGTCCTGCTCTTCCTGCCGATGTACCTGTTCACGCTGCTGGGGAACCTGCTCCTCATGGCCACCATCTGGAGCGAGCCCCGCCTCCACACGCCCATGTACCTCTTCCTGTGCGCCCTCTCCATCTCCGAGGTCCTCTACACCTTTGCCATCATCCCGCGCATGCTGGCCGACCTGCTCTCCACCCACCACACCATCGCCCTCAGGGCCTGTGCCAGCCAGATGTTCTTCTCCCTCACGTTTGGCTTCACCCACTCCTTCCTGCTCACCGTCATGGGCTACGACCGCTACGTGGCCATCTGCCACCCCCTGCGCTACAACGTGCTCATGAGTCCCCGTGGCTGTGCCTGCCTGGTGGCCTGGTCCTGGGCTGGAGGCTCAGTCATGCGGCTAGTGGTGACATCAGCCATTTTCTACCTCACCTTTTGTGGACCCAATGTGATCCACCATTTCTTCTGCCACATGCCACCTCTAGCGACGTTAGCCTGTGGGGACAACGTCTCCACCGTGGCCATGGGTGTGGGCCTGGTGTGTGTCACTGCCCTGCTGGGCTGCTGTCTCCTCATCCTCCTCTCTTATGCCTCCATCGTGGCCGCCATCTTGAGGATCCCCTCAGCCGAGGGCCGGCACAAGGCCTTCTCCACGTGTGCGTCCCACCTCACCGTGGTGGTCGTGCACTATGGCTTTGCCTCTGTCATCTACCTCAAGCCCAAGGGTCCCCAGTCTCTGGAAGGAGACACGCTGATGGGCACCACCTACACAGTCCTCACTCCCTTCCTCAGCCCCATCATCTTCAGCCTCAGGAACAAGGAGCTGAAGAATGCCATGAAAAAGACCATCCTCAACAAATTCTTTCTCCATAGCTCCTGA
- the LOC132364034 gene encoding olfactory receptor 10H1 — MQGANLSAVTEFIPVGFSTFTHLQLMFFLLFLPMYLFTLLGNLLIMATIWSEPRLHTPMYLFLCALSISEVLYTFAIIPRMLADLLSTHHTIALMACASQMFFSFTFGFTHSFLLTVMGYDRYVAICHPLRYNVLMSPRGCACLVAWSWAGGSVMGLVVTSAIFYLTFCGPSEVGHFACHVPPLLKLACDTDVQVVAMGVGLVCITALLGCCLLILLSYAFIVAAILRIPSAEGWHKAFSTCASHLTVVVVHYGFASVIYLKPKGPQSLEGDTLMGTTYTVLTPFLSPIIFSLRNKELKNAMKKTFLSKLYPEKM, encoded by the coding sequence ATGCAGGGAGCCAACCTCTCAGCAGTGACTGAATTCATCCCCGTCGGCTTCTCCACCTTCACCCACCTTCAGCTGATGTTCTTCCTGCTCTTCCTGCCGATGTACCTGTTCACGCTGCTGGGGAACCTGCTCATCATGGCCACCATCTGGAGCGAGCCCCGCCTCCACACGCCCATGTACCTCTTCCTGTGCGCCCTCTCCATCTCCGAGGTCCTCTACACCTTTGCCATCATCCCGCGCATGCTGGCCGACCTGCTCTCCACCCACCACACCATCGCCCTCATGGCCTGTGCCAGCCAGATGTTCTTCTCCTTCACGTTTGGCTTCACCCACTCCTTCCTGCTCACCGTCATGGGCTACGACCGCTATGTGGCCATCTGCCACCCCCTGCGCTACAATGTGCTCATGAGTCCCCGTGGCTGTGCCTGCCTGGTGGCCTGGTCCTGGGCTGGAGGCTCAGTCATGGGGCTAGTGGTGACATCTGCCATTTTCTACCTCACCTTTTGTGGACCCAGTGAGGTCGGCCATTTTGCTTGTCATGTGCCCCCACTATTGAAGTTGGCCTGTGATACTGATGTACAAGTAGTGGCCATGGGCGTGGGCCTGGTGTGTATCACTGCCCTGCTGGGTTGCTGTCTCCTCATCCTCCTCTCTTATGCCTTCATCGTGGCCGCCATCTTGAGGATCCCCTCAGCCGAGGGCTGGCACAAGGCCTTCTCCACGTGTGCGTCCCACCTCACCGTGGTGGTCGTGCACTATGGCTTTGCCTCTGTCATCTACCTCAAGCCCAAGGGTCCCCAGTCTCTGGAAGGAGACACCCTGATGGGCACCACCTACACAGTCCTCACTCCCTTCCTCAGCCCCATCATCTTCAGCCTCAGGAACAAGGAGCTGAAGAATGCCATGAAAAAGACCTTCCTTAGCAAACTCTACCCAGAAAAAATGTGA